A window from Roseburia sp. 499 encodes these proteins:
- a CDS encoding plasmid mobilization protein, whose protein sequence is MADKVHCIRKTLRLMPQEAKVLSDKAKANGMNEAEYIRLLISQKPNDYPEVRKLLKELINEVNRIGININQIVFNSNAQLYSKKDKEQLVAYMKKLNQSVSEAVVKIGNQ, encoded by the coding sequence ATGGCGGATAAAGTTCATTGTATAAGGAAAACACTAAGACTTATGCCACAGGAAGCGAAGGTTCTTTCTGATAAGGCAAAGGCAAATGGAATGAATGAAGCCGAATATATCAGGCTTCTAATCAGTCAGAAACCGAATGATTATCCGGAAGTAAGGAAACTTCTTAAAGAGCTTATCAATGAGGTAAACCGCATCGGCATTAACATCAATCAGATTGTATTTAACAGCAATGCACAGCTGTATTCCAAGAAAGATAAGGAACAGCTTGTGGCATATATGAAAAAGCTGAATCAGTCTGTCAGCGAGGCGGTGGTAAAGATTGGCAATCAGTAA
- a CDS encoding multidrug transporter yields the protein MDKELTIIAEPEELIAWADTFDILLNPSIEDAAILLNYMEGHDYAIGIDSDGKMYRQDIAEENGEIEPYPIDDVIDIVCEWNYELILDAEAHRSDPKDFNDYNEYQSRYESLKADEKRLDRLFDKTSYGKELIAVATELADRVIAQLGNKELEKAAVTVAEGVREYSTGKRGR from the coding sequence ATGGATAAAGAACTTACAATAATCGCAGAACCGGAGGAACTTATTGCCTGGGCAGACACATTTGATATCTTACTAAACCCTTCGATAGAAGATGCTGCAATTCTGCTTAACTATATGGAAGGACATGATTATGCTATTGGCATAGATTCCGATGGGAAGATGTACAGGCAGGATATAGCTGAGGAGAATGGTGAAATAGAGCCATACCCGATTGATGATGTTATAGATATTGTCTGTGAATGGAACTATGAACTGATACTTGATGCGGAAGCACACAGGAGTGATCCAAAGGATTTTAACGACTATAACGAGTATCAGAGCAGGTATGAAAGTCTGAAAGCAGATGAAAAGAGACTGGACAGATTGTTTGATAAAACCAGTTATGGTAAGGAGCTTATAGCAGTTGCCACAGAGCTTGCAGACAGGGTTATTGCCCAGCTGGGTAATAAAGAACTGGAAAAAGCTGCTGTAACAGTAGCAGAAGGAGTAAGAGAATACAGTACGGGTAAGAGAGGAAGGTGA
- a CDS encoding DUF3991 and TOPRIM domain-containing protein: MDGRFTDEELAIAKRVDLCAVAESLGYTVKRIGKYHTLKEMDSIRIYNRSHWYRWSRQFDKGNNGGSQIDFLRVFCGMSVKEAVFWLLDFAGYRRIENPVKQPLVHQVSQKQAEERKPFVLPEPAGDNSYLISYLNQERGISRAVIDLFLKEGLIYESRHYHNVVFKGNDKNGVTRFASMRGVFDKQGKSFKCDVTGNDKNYGFNVVNENSTELVVFEAAIDLMSYADIFADYESNKLALGMLADAPLETFLREYPQITSIRFCLDGDEPGRKAAAELMRKYYELGYEVEDCPPPAGYKDYNEWLVAAKLNLNRMNKRADEPVRA, from the coding sequence ATGGATGGAAGATTTACGGATGAAGAGCTTGCCATAGCAAAGCGTGTTGATCTGTGTGCAGTTGCAGAAAGCCTTGGGTATACAGTAAAGAGGATTGGCAAATACCACACTTTAAAGGAGATGGATTCCATCCGTATCTATAACAGAAGCCATTGGTACAGATGGTCAAGGCAGTTTGACAAAGGCAACAATGGCGGCTCACAGATAGATTTCTTACGGGTATTCTGTGGAATGAGTGTAAAAGAGGCTGTATTCTGGCTTTTAGATTTTGCAGGATACAGAAGAATCGAGAATCCTGTAAAGCAGCCACTTGTTCATCAGGTATCGCAGAAGCAGGCAGAAGAGAGAAAGCCATTTGTCCTACCGGAACCGGCAGGAGATAATTCCTATCTTATTTCCTATCTGAATCAGGAGAGAGGAATCAGCAGAGCAGTCATAGATTTGTTTTTAAAAGAAGGACTGATTTATGAGAGCAGGCATTATCACAATGTTGTTTTCAAAGGAAATGATAAAAATGGAGTGACAAGATTTGCAAGTATGCGGGGAGTGTTTGATAAGCAGGGTAAGTCATTCAAGTGTGATGTCACAGGAAATGATAAGAACTATGGATTTAATGTGGTGAATGAAAACAGTACAGAGCTTGTAGTATTTGAGGCTGCAATCGACCTTATGAGTTATGCCGATATCTTCGCGGATTATGAATCAAATAAGCTGGCACTTGGGATGCTTGCAGATGCACCACTTGAGACTTTTCTTCGGGAATATCCGCAGATTACTTCCATCCGGTTCTGCCTTGATGGAGATGAGCCGGGGAGAAAAGCAGCAGCTGAACTTATGAGAAAGTATTATGAGCTTGGATATGAGGTAGAAGACTGTCCGCCACCTGCCGGATATAAGGATTACAACGAGTGGCTTGTAGCGGCAAAGCTTAATCTGAACAGGATGAATAAGCGAGCAGATGAACCAGTCAGGGCATGA
- a CDS encoding JAB domain-containing protein, whose product MPKKNDFKLDVVSVRLVKDAPIYSEHTFNNPADIAAVMGDCMCQFDREVVCVVNLRSDLKPINVHFASVGSLNEAMAHPRELFKSSILSNAASMMLIHCHPSGNVFPSKADTMMTDRMNKLCELMGIPLIDHIIVGGDNREFFSFREKGMIDNPKITLSTDYRTLDIKSPLVAEQGKAR is encoded by the coding sequence ATGCCAAAGAAGAATGACTTCAAGCTTGATGTGGTTTCGGTAAGACTTGTAAAGGATGCTCCGATTTATTCGGAGCACACCTTTAATAATCCGGCGGATATAGCTGCTGTCATGGGAGACTGTATGTGCCAGTTTGACAGGGAAGTAGTGTGTGTGGTCAATCTAAGGTCAGATTTAAAACCTATCAATGTGCATTTTGCAAGTGTTGGTTCTTTAAATGAGGCAATGGCACATCCGAGAGAGCTGTTTAAATCAAGTATCCTAAGCAATGCGGCAAGCATGATGTTAATCCATTGTCATCCATCCGGGAATGTATTCCCAAGCAAGGCAGACACGATGATGACAGACCGTATGAACAAGCTGTGTGAACTGATGGGAATACCGCTTATTGACCATATCATAGTCGGTGGAGACAATCGTGAATTTTTCAGTTTCAGGGAAAAAGGCATGATTGATAATCCTAAGATTACCCTGAGCACAGATTACCGGACACTTGATATCAAGTCACCGCTTGTAGCAGAGCAGGGAAAGGCAAGGTGA
- a CDS encoding DUF5688 family protein gives MMNYEIFKEVVKEKFMDYMPEKFKGMELVAEPVEKVNVTLDGIILREEGRNISPTIYINDMYKKYQDCGDLEETLMAACDFMERAYEQAPVVDVDSIMRDANEKIVFQLINTEQNKTFLEQVPHREFQDLSIVYKVIISADKDAVQSSKITNEFAKRLGMSEEQLFKCAAENTRRLFPPVVRSMNDIMREMFARDGMPQEIADMMIAEIPPEQTMWVISNEKGINGAASMLYENELHELAESLESDLYILPSSVHEVIAVSSDMGSPEMLAQMVVEVNMQEVSLDERLSNQVYHYDKDLRKLTLATDTPNKRLDGIVAEPLLVYDAKEKSR, from the coding sequence ATGATGAATTATGAGATTTTTAAGGAAGTAGTAAAAGAAAAGTTTATGGATTATATGCCTGAGAAGTTCAAAGGAATGGAGCTTGTGGCAGAGCCAGTGGAAAAGGTGAATGTGACTCTTGATGGCATCATCTTAAGAGAAGAAGGCAGGAATATTTCGCCTACGATTTATATCAATGACATGTATAAGAAGTATCAGGACTGTGGCGATCTTGAGGAAACACTTATGGCTGCATGTGACTTTATGGAAAGGGCATATGAGCAGGCTCCGGTTGTTGATGTGGACAGCATTATGAGGGATGCTAACGAGAAGATTGTATTCCAGCTCATCAATACAGAGCAGAATAAGACATTTTTGGAACAGGTGCCTCACAGGGAGTTTCAGGATCTCTCTATTGTGTATAAGGTAATAATCAGTGCCGATAAGGATGCGGTGCAGAGTTCAAAAATTACAAATGAATTTGCAAAAAGACTTGGAATGAGTGAGGAACAGCTCTTTAAGTGTGCAGCGGAAAACACAAGAAGACTCTTCCCACCTGTCGTTCGTAGCATGAATGACATTATGAGAGAAATGTTCGCAAGGGATGGGATGCCACAAGAGATTGCAGATATGATGATAGCCGAGATTCCACCGGAGCAGACGATGTGGGTGATTTCCAATGAAAAGGGTATCAATGGTGCAGCATCCATGCTTTATGAGAATGAGCTTCATGAGCTGGCAGAGAGTTTAGAGAGTGACCTTTATATTCTCCCTTCGAGCGTGCATGAGGTTATTGCAGTATCTTCAGATATGGGAAGCCCTGAGATGCTTGCACAGATGGTAGTCGAGGTAAATATGCAGGAGGTGTCTTTGGACGAGAGACTTTCCAATCAGGTATATCACTATGATAAGGATTTAAGAAAACTCACCCTTGCAACTGATACACCAAACAAGAGACTTGATGGTATCGTTGCAGAACCTCTCCTTGTATATGACGCGAAGGAAAAGTCCAGATAG
- a CDS encoding helix-turn-helix domain-containing protein yields the protein MVGERIRYYRKRQKMTLRELGEKSGFENRGDVRIAQYENGSRVPKTGTLNRIAKALGIPPEELFCENCRKCMFLKNYYRKKRKSHTTFDMGIEEDNSYREHNNPDDEGILYDNLD from the coding sequence GTGGTAGGAGAAAGAATCAGATATTACAGAAAACGACAAAAAATGACACTCAGGGAACTGGGCGAGAAAAGTGGTTTTGAAAATAGAGGTGATGTAAGAATTGCCCAATACGAAAATGGTTCAAGAGTTCCAAAGACGGGAACGTTGAACAGGATTGCAAAGGCACTTGGTATTCCGCCAGAAGAATTATTCTGTGAGAACTGTAGAAAGTGCATGTTTCTCAAGAATTATTACAGAAAGAAAAGAAAATCTCATACCACTTTTGATATGGGAATCGAAGAAGACAACAGTTACAGAGAACACAATAATCCCGATGATGAAGGAATTTTATATGACAATTTAGATTAA
- a CDS encoding SpaA isopeptide-forming pilin-related protein produces MKQKLKRFMAGFMAMLTLVGTLFTNGTTAFAASPQANIAFWNASVKNSGEVSELKPGFNHGKILYSILDGNSAYCMNFGLRADGGQLMNSYDDASTSMSAQQRKLLSYCLYYGFNSTQKAAPSNSQCDEYIATQAMVWVIVADIFGTGSGDSAARKLCNTAPSPDSSYNYYERLRDNISSSYNATLPSFASRRTSEAPTYELKWNEGSQRFETTLSDSNGVLSDFDFGISGYSVDKNGNSITISSTSVNTTATTGTFTSNAGKVETTSSCVFWLTGKSGYQEFISERPTADPIKAYIKVKTENIGYGELTKTDESSGVKLSGAVYGIYSDSGCTNRVQTMTTDGNGYAKSDALVAGTYYVKEITAPKGYVLSGKVHTLTVKAGQTTGISATDKEQLGAITIYKEGEVLSSWNGSNFTYEKKKLSGATFKVTAGADIYKADGTKVYSAGDVVAESLTTGTDGQVVLSDLHLGTYVVTEIESIDGYTINTTPQTVAVEYKDQTVTVQYESTTIENTRQKADVSVVKKDSDTENPLDGGKYTLYAGNDIKNYAGQVIVTKGTALETVTTGEDGKASYSVDLPISNGYYIQETQAPYAYIRNQSDVYSFNFNVLPETQAKTSFSHTFVNDRTTAKIHIYKVDKESGKAVAQGDASLEGAVYGLYARNDIVHPDGATGVVFKAGDLVATLTTDKNGEAEVNNLYLGNYYVKEITPSEGYLLDEEEHDVVCDYEGDLVAEVSRSTTSAEQVIKQPFQLIKVSDNGDDTEAGLLAGAEFTAYLKSSLPVKADGSYDYDKATPVVIGENGATTITSDDKGHAVSIAIPYGTYVVVESKTPHNMKTIKPFEVKISENHPDKPQTWRVFLDREFTAKLRVIKKDSDTKQTVLVPNAEFKIFNIDKNEYVKQYTTYPSKVEHTSFFTDEDGDLILPEALKIGNYRIEEVSAPFGYVVNDKYVNISVDTDTAFETDGDTNDAFITVEYSDAPAVGELTVEKKGEVLDGFKGGLLASSYEKEFVYKEGSLGGAKFKVYAAEDIYTADNQKDADGNRIKYYSKGDLVTTLTTGKDGKATAKNLPLGQYRVVEVEAPYGYVLNPNEQKVTFTYVDDKTPVIKESLTFSDDRQKLDMSVTKLDSEDNTPIAGAVFGLYADEDIKNVDGKVIIEKGTLLEKTTSDENGKIAFVKDYPFAKYVARELVKPAGYVTNEEAVNFDTKYQGQDVKTAVYNSEYKNTPTTFEFTKTDITSGAELTGATLTVLDKDGNVVDTWTSDAKEAHVIKRLVVGETYTLREEFAPYGYLKATDIQFTVEDTGKVQHVEMKDEVPTGSIVINKDGEFVTDTTLMKGYWYDFIFNFFKDSLAGVTFDVYAKEDIVSADGLDTVYHKEGDKVATIVTNDKGIARIDDLPIGKYYLVETKTIDGFVLDDTPIEADLSYIDQNTKVVFAGMDVTNDRQKVQITVTKTDSETKEALEGAVFGLFAKEDIVNKDGKVIVKADTQIERGVTGKDGKVTFTSDLPLGQYYVKELEAPKGYVKSDKTFDVDASYQGDKVKVIEFEAAFENAPIKVEISKTDITGEKELPGAKLSVIDADGKLVESWTSEAGKTHMIERLPVGKYTLREESAPYGYKVASDVTFEVKETAEIQKVSMKDEQAVGKIVIEKTDKVTGKPIEGVVFEVRDKDGKVLDTLTTDKNGHAESKELPICTYNEDGSFKEDIHYTVVETKAADGYILDETAHDVTLRYDDNAPDVVVATLKLANVPTEPKLPQTGDNANPLLYLGIGALALITGVGVGLRGRKKKNKQ; encoded by the coding sequence ATGAAACAGAAACTAAAGCGTTTTATGGCAGGATTTATGGCTATGCTCACACTGGTTGGAACACTCTTTACGAATGGTACAACAGCATTTGCAGCCAGTCCGCAGGCAAATATTGCGTTCTGGAATGCATCAGTCAAAAATTCCGGAGAAGTAAGTGAGCTAAAGCCCGGATTTAATCATGGCAAGATTCTGTATTCAATTCTTGACGGAAATTCAGCATATTGTATGAATTTCGGATTAAGAGCAGATGGCGGTCAGCTTATGAACAGCTACGATGATGCGAGCACATCAATGTCAGCACAGCAGAGAAAGCTTTTAAGTTACTGCCTTTATTATGGGTTTAACAGTACACAAAAGGCGGCACCAAGCAACAGCCAGTGTGATGAGTATATCGCAACTCAGGCAATGGTATGGGTTATTGTAGCAGATATCTTTGGAACCGGAAGCGGTGATTCAGCAGCAAGAAAGCTCTGTAACACAGCACCAAGTCCTGATTCTTCATACAACTATTATGAGAGGCTCAGAGACAATATCAGCAGCTCCTACAATGCAACGCTTCCAAGTTTTGCATCACGCAGAACCAGTGAGGCACCAACTTATGAGTTGAAGTGGAATGAGGGAAGTCAGAGATTTGAAACAACATTATCTGACAGCAATGGTGTTTTATCGGATTTTGATTTTGGCATCAGCGGATATTCTGTTGATAAGAATGGCAACAGTATTACAATCTCTTCAACGAGCGTGAATACTACAGCTACAACAGGAACATTCACTTCCAATGCAGGAAAGGTTGAGACAACATCAAGCTGTGTATTCTGGCTTACAGGAAAGAGCGGATATCAGGAGTTTATTTCTGAAAGACCGACAGCAGATCCTATCAAAGCCTATATCAAGGTCAAGACAGAGAACATCGGATATGGTGAGCTTACAAAGACAGATGAGTCAAGCGGAGTGAAGCTTTCCGGTGCAGTCTATGGAATCTATTCTGACAGCGGATGCACAAACAGAGTACAGACCATGACAACAGATGGAAACGGATATGCAAAGTCAGATGCACTTGTCGCAGGCACTTATTATGTAAAAGAGATTACCGCACCAAAGGGATATGTCCTTTCCGGTAAAGTTCATACACTTACTGTAAAAGCAGGACAGACAACGGGAATCTCTGCAACAGATAAAGAGCAGCTTGGAGCAATCACAATCTATAAAGAGGGTGAGGTGCTTAGCTCATGGAATGGAAGCAACTTCACTTATGAGAAAAAGAAGCTTTCTGGAGCAACTTTTAAGGTAACTGCAGGAGCAGATATCTACAAGGCAGATGGTACAAAGGTGTATAGTGCTGGCGATGTAGTGGCAGAAAGCCTTACAACAGGAACTGACGGACAGGTGGTATTATCTGACCTTCATCTTGGAACTTATGTGGTAACTGAGATTGAGAGCATTGACGGGTATACAATCAATACCACACCTCAGACAGTAGCAGTTGAATATAAGGACCAGACTGTGACAGTACAGTATGAATCAACTACGATTGAGAATACAAGACAGAAAGCGGATGTATCTGTCGTAAAGAAGGACTCTGACACAGAGAACCCTCTTGATGGCGGCAAGTACACACTTTATGCCGGAAATGACATCAAAAACTATGCCGGACAGGTTATTGTTACAAAGGGTACAGCTCTTGAGACAGTAACTACAGGTGAGGACGGAAAGGCAAGCTACAGCGTGGATCTGCCAATCTCTAACGGATATTATATCCAAGAGACACAGGCACCATATGCATATATTAGAAACCAGTCTGATGTATATAGCTTCAATTTCAATGTATTACCTGAAACACAGGCAAAGACATCATTCAGCCACACATTTGTGAATGACAGAACGACAGCAAAGATTCATATCTACAAGGTAGACAAGGAATCGGGCAAGGCAGTTGCCCAGGGTGATGCAAGCCTTGAAGGTGCAGTTTATGGTCTTTATGCAAGAAACGATATCGTGCATCCGGACGGAGCAACAGGAGTCGTATTCAAAGCAGGAGACCTTGTAGCAACACTTACAACAGATAAGAATGGCGAAGCAGAGGTCAATAACCTTTACCTTGGAAACTATTATGTGAAAGAAATCACTCCATCAGAGGGGTATCTCTTAGACGAAGAGGAGCACGATGTAGTGTGCGACTATGAGGGAGACCTTGTAGCAGAGGTATCAAGAAGCACAACATCAGCAGAGCAGGTCATCAAGCAGCCATTCCAACTTATCAAGGTATCTGACAATGGCGATGATACTGAAGCAGGCTTATTGGCAGGTGCAGAGTTCACAGCTTATTTGAAATCATCTTTACCTGTAAAGGCAGATGGAAGTTATGACTATGACAAGGCAACTCCGGTAGTAATCGGGGAAAACGGAGCAACAACAATCACATCCGATGACAAGGGACATGCAGTTTCCATTGCAATTCCTTATGGAACCTATGTGGTAGTAGAGTCAAAGACTCCGCATAACATGAAGACAATCAAGCCATTTGAGGTAAAAATCAGCGAGAATCATCCTGACAAGCCTCAGACATGGAGAGTATTCCTTGACAGGGAGTTTACTGCAAAGCTTCGTGTAATTAAGAAGGATTCCGATACAAAGCAGACAGTGCTTGTACCAAATGCAGAGTTTAAGATCTTTAATATTGATAAGAACGAATATGTGAAGCAGTACACAACTTATCCGTCAAAGGTAGAGCATACTTCATTCTTTACTGATGAGGACGGAGATTTAATCTTACCGGAGGCACTTAAAATCGGTAACTACCGCATTGAGGAAGTGTCTGCACCATTTGGATATGTTGTAAATGATAAGTATGTCAACATCTCTGTTGATACTGACACAGCATTTGAAACAGATGGTGATACAAATGATGCGTTCATCACCGTGGAATATTCAGATGCCCCTGCAGTCGGAGAGCTGACTGTAGAAAAGAAGGGAGAGGTACTTGACGGATTCAAGGGTGGACTTCTTGCAAGCTCATATGAGAAAGAGTTTGTTTATAAGGAAGGCTCACTTGGCGGAGCAAAATTCAAAGTTTATGCTGCCGAGGATATTTACACAGCAGACAACCAGAAGGATGCAGACGGAAACCGCATTAAGTATTACAGCAAGGGAGACCTTGTGACAACTCTTACAACTGGTAAGGATGGAAAGGCAACAGCTAAGAATCTTCCTCTTGGACAGTACAGGGTTGTGGAAGTGGAAGCTCCATACGGATATGTATTAAATCCGAATGAGCAGAAAGTGACATTCACATATGTGGATGATAAGACACCTGTTATCAAGGAAAGCCTTACTTTCTCAGATGACAGACAGAAGCTTGATATGTCAGTGACTAAGCTTGATTCAGAAGATAATACACCGATTGCAGGTGCAGTATTTGGTCTTTATGCAGACGAGGATATCAAGAATGTAGATGGCAAGGTAATTATCGAGAAAGGCACACTTCTTGAGAAGACAACATCTGATGAGAATGGAAAGATTGCTTTTGTTAAGGATTATCCATTTGCAAAATATGTTGCAAGGGAGCTTGTAAAGCCTGCCGGATATGTGACAAATGAGGAAGCAGTAAACTTTGATACAAAATATCAGGGACAGGATGTTAAGACTGCTGTATATAACAGCGAGTATAAAAACACACCTACAACCTTTGAGTTTACAAAGACAGATATCACAAGCGGTGCAGAGCTTACAGGTGCAACACTTACTGTACTTGATAAGGATGGAAATGTGGTAGACACATGGACATCTGATGCTAAGGAAGCACATGTGATCAAGAGACTTGTAGTTGGAGAGACTTACACTCTTCGTGAGGAATTTGCTCCTTACGGATACCTCAAGGCAACTGATATCCAGTTTACAGTAGAGGACACAGGCAAAGTGCAGCATGTAGAGATGAAGGATGAAGTACCTACAGGTTCCATTGTCATCAATAAGGACGGCGAATTTGTAACAGACACTACTCTTATGAAGGGTTACTGGTATGACTTTATCTTCAATTTCTTCAAGGACAGCCTTGCAGGAGTAACTTTTGATGTATATGCAAAAGAGGATATCGTAAGTGCTGACGGACTTGACACTGTATATCACAAGGAAGGAGACAAGGTGGCAACCATCGTGACAAATGATAAGGGTATCGCAAGAATTGATGACCTTCCGATTGGCAAGTATTATCTTGTTGAGACAAAGACCATTGATGGATTTGTATTAGATGATACACCGATTGAGGCAGACCTTTCCTATATCGACCAGAATACAAAGGTTGTATTTGCAGGAATGGATGTGACAAATGATCGTCAGAAAGTGCAGATTACTGTAACCAAGACGGATTCAGAGACTAAGGAAGCACTTGAAGGAGCAGTATTCGGTTTATTTGCGAAAGAAGATATAGTAAATAAGGATGGAAAGGTTATTGTCAAAGCAGATACACAGATTGAGAGAGGTGTTACTGGAAAGGATGGCAAAGTAACATTTACTTCTGACCTTCCACTTGGACAGTATTATGTCAAAGAACTTGAGGCACCAAAGGGCTATGTGAAGTCAGATAAGACATTTGATGTGGATGCTTCATATCAGGGAGATAAGGTAAAGGTTATCGAGTTTGAGGCAGCATTTGAAAATGCACCTATTAAGGTAGAAATTTCAAAGACTGATATCACAGGAGAGAAAGAGTTGCCTGGAGCAAAGCTTTCAGTTATTGATGCTGATGGAAAGCTTGTTGAGAGCTGGACATCAGAGGCAGGAAAGACTCATATGATTGAGAGACTTCCTGTCGGAAAGTACACACTCAGAGAGGAATCTGCACCATATGGATATAAGGTGGCAAGTGATGTAACCTTTGAAGTAAAGGAGACAGCAGAAATCCAGAAGGTATCCATGAAGGATGAGCAGGCAGTCGGTAAGATTGTCATTGAGAAAACTGACAAAGTAACCGGAAAGCCGATCGAGGGTGTTGTATTTGAAGTAAGGGATAAGGATGGAAAGGTGCTTGATACACTCACTACTGACAAGAATGGTCATGCAGAGAGCAAGGAGCTTCCTATCTGTACTTACAATGAGGATGGTTCATTTAAGGAAGATATCCATTATACAGTAGTTGAGACAAAAGCAGCTGACGGATATATCCTTGATGAAACAGCTCACGATGTAACTCTTCGATATGATGACAATGCACCGGATGTTGTTGTAGCAACTCTTAAGCTTGCCAATGTACCGACAGAGCCTAAGCTTCCACAGACAGGCGACAATGCAAATCCGCTTCTTTATCTTGGAATCGGTGCACTTGCACTTATTACAGGTGTTGGAGTAGGACTTCGTGGAAGAAAGAAAAAGAATAAACAGTAA